In the Bifidobacterium catenulatum PV20-2 genome, one interval contains:
- a CDS encoding cysteine-rich KTR domain-containing protein, whose amino-acid sequence MIIDEQWIYCPVCSNKTRIKVRYNTELKNFPLFCPKCKQENLIDAKGFQIIVIKEPDAKTQSR is encoded by the coding sequence ATGATAATAGATGAGCAGTGGATATATTGTCCAGTGTGTAGTAATAAAACACGGATCAAAGTTAGATACAATACAGAACTAAAAAATTTTCCCTTGTTTTGCCCAAAATGCAAACAAGAAAATTTAATTGATGCAAAAGGTTTTCAAATAATTGTTATCAAAGAGCCAGACGCAAAGACGCAGAGCCGATGA
- a CDS encoding YjdF family protein has product MKCSLTILFEDPFWIGLYERFDNDKYEVCKITFGAEPKDYEVYEFLLKNWGKLKFSPPIKNEVVEERRISPKRMQREINKHLQNRGIGTKAQQALKLQHEQNKVERKTKSREQREAEQERQYALRQEKKKAKHRGR; this is encoded by the coding sequence ATGAAATGTAGCCTAACTATTCTGTTTGAAGATCCTTTTTGGATTGGATTGTATGAACGATTTGACAATGATAAATATGAAGTTTGTAAAATAACCTTTGGGGCTGAGCCGAAAGACTACGAGGTATATGAGTTTTTGCTAAAAAATTGGGGCAAATTGAAGTTTAGCCCGCCTATAAAAAATGAGGTTGTTGAAGAACGAAGAATAAGTCCTAAACGAATGCAACGCGAAATTAACAAGCACTTGCAAAATAGAGGAATTGGAACTAAAGCTCAACAAGCATTGAAATTGCAACATGAGCAAAACAAAGTTGAACGAAAGACAAAAAGTCGAGAACAGCGTGAAGCTGAACAGGAACGTCAATATGCCTTACGGCAAGAAAAGAAAAAGGCTAAACATAGGGGGCGATAA
- a CDS encoding PadR family transcriptional regulator: MSTIDLVILGIVAEKPQSAYDIQKDIEYHHLSRWTKISIPSIYRKVLQLSEKGYLRSDIVKGDRFADKAVYSITDEGKDYFNSLMQYYATQTVPLLFDFNVVIANLNKLNKDAALDLISKLKESITVSVGTNEEYLTEYSNIPLVGKTIIEQQGLLYKTLLEWLDTFREQFERID; the protein is encoded by the coding sequence ATGTCAACAATAGATTTAGTGATTCTTGGGATTGTAGCTGAAAAACCGCAAAGTGCATATGACATACAGAAAGATATTGAATATCATCATCTTTCGAGATGGACAAAAATAAGCATACCTTCAATTTATCGAAAAGTCTTACAGTTAAGTGAAAAAGGCTATCTTCGAAGCGATATTGTTAAAGGGGATAGATTTGCGGATAAGGCAGTGTACTCCATTACTGATGAGGGAAAAGATTATTTTAATAGTTTGATGCAATATTATGCTACTCAAACAGTTCCCTTACTATTTGATTTTAATGTTGTTATTGCTAATCTAAATAAACTCAATAAAGATGCTGCTCTTGATCTGATTTCCAAGTTAAAGGAAAGCATTACAGTTTCTGTCGGCACTAACGAGGAATACTTAACAGAATACTCTAATATTCCCCTCGTTGGGAAAACCATTATTGAACAACAGGGACTTCTTTATAAAACGCTTTTAGAATGGCTTGATACATTTCGAGAACAGTTTGAAAGGATTGATTAG
- a CDS encoding helix-turn-helix domain-containing protein: MKIERDERRFDFHDIGLAIKRAREASGMTQEQLAYIVDRAPRTSIYNENDGQHPSLNTFYQMVTMFDISVDQYFYPSQNSGSECRKRIDAMLNALDERELKIVEATIQAMKASKETEET; encoded by the coding sequence ATGAAGATAGAACGAGATGAAAGACGCTTTGATTTTCACGATATAGGGCTCGCCATCAAGCGGGCAAGAGAAGCCAGCGGCATGACGCAGGAGCAACTGGCCTATATTGTTGACCGCGCTCCGCGTACCAGTATATATAACGAAAATGACGGCCAGCATCCAAGCCTCAACACCTTTTATCAGATGGTCACAATGTTTGATATATCGGTGGATCAATACTTTTACCCGTCCCAAAATAGCGGGAGCGAGTGCAGAAAGCGGATTGATGCCATGTTGAACGCCTTGGACGAAAGAGAATTGAAAATCGTTGAAGCTACAATCCAAGCGATGAAAGCATCGAAAGAAACGGAGGAAACGTAA
- a CDS encoding TlyA family RNA methyltransferase produces MPIIGKPLRNSDSIRVVRLDVALLERGLTDSRSKAQRLIADGKVSVNGVDVTKASTKVGCDDVITADRGDDYVSRGAYKLVGAFERFADAGLRSAQGLHCLDIGASTGGFCDVLLRNDAAQVIALDVGHGQLDPKIAYDDRIIEMSGVNIRDVYVDDLPYRPEMIVSDVSFISLTYVIPVIARIAASQAQIVLLVKPQFEVGKGNLGKNGIVESRELREQALTSVVACAERNGLDVRATTVSPIEGTHGNIEYLLYAVMQ; encoded by the coding sequence ATGCCGATTATTGGAAAACCATTGCGAAACAGTGATTCCATTCGAGTAGTTCGTCTTGACGTTGCGTTGTTGGAACGCGGTCTGACCGACAGTCGTTCCAAAGCGCAACGTCTGATCGCGGACGGCAAAGTCAGTGTGAACGGTGTTGACGTCACCAAGGCGTCAACGAAAGTCGGCTGCGATGACGTCATCACAGCCGATAGGGGCGACGATTACGTTTCCAGGGGCGCATACAAGCTGGTCGGCGCGTTCGAACGATTCGCCGACGCAGGATTGCGTTCAGCGCAGGGATTGCATTGCTTGGATATTGGCGCGTCCACCGGAGGTTTCTGTGACGTGTTGTTGCGTAATGATGCCGCGCAGGTCATCGCATTGGATGTCGGACATGGACAGTTAGACCCGAAAATCGCGTATGACGATCGTATTATCGAGATGAGCGGCGTCAATATCCGCGATGTGTATGTGGATGATTTGCCGTACCGTCCGGAAATGATTGTTTCTGATGTGTCGTTCATTTCCTTGACATATGTGATTCCTGTAATCGCAAGAATCGCCGCCTCGCAGGCGCAGATCGTGCTGCTGGTCAAACCGCAATTCGAGGTCGGTAAAGGCAATCTTGGGAAAAACGGGATTGTCGAAAGCCGGGAATTACGCGAACAGGCGTTGACATCCGTCGTGGCATGCGCGGAACGCAACGGGCTTGACGTGCGCGCTACAACAGTATCTCCCATTGAAGGCACGCATGGCAATATCGAATATCTGCTGTACGCGGTCATGCAGTGA
- a CDS encoding HAD-IIA family hydrolase — translation MLKSTNQPLSEAYKLALLDLDGVVYRGKNPVEHAAENIRKAESSGMTVEYTTNNSSRLQAVVADQLKGFDLEVEPWQVITSSVVAARMVARAVPEGSKVFVLGAQHLREEVSKQGLEVVDRAEEQPVAAIQGWYPDMSWNEMAQIAYAVEHGATYFVTNRDLTIPRELGIAPGCGSMIMAVINATGVEPVSSAGKPESAMYDEARVLAAHDGDDPVAKELCLAIGDRLDTDIEAGNRGGYDSLAVLTGVTNPNELMFAPAHLRPTYIARDLCGLNESAPEVVHDEGAWLCRDTKARVDGDRLYVTDVTSVDGLRAACSAMWAAADSGRDVSGIIVPEFRIS, via the coding sequence ATGCTGAAGTCCACGAATCAGCCGCTCAGCGAGGCGTACAAGCTGGCGTTGCTTGATCTTGATGGTGTGGTTTACCGCGGCAAGAACCCTGTGGAACATGCCGCCGAGAACATTCGCAAGGCCGAATCTTCGGGCATGACGGTGGAATACACCACCAACAATTCGTCCAGATTGCAGGCCGTAGTGGCAGATCAGCTGAAAGGGTTCGATCTGGAAGTCGAACCATGGCAGGTCATCACCTCGTCGGTTGTCGCCGCACGCATGGTGGCTCGTGCCGTGCCTGAAGGCTCGAAGGTTTTCGTGCTTGGTGCCCAGCATCTACGTGAGGAAGTGTCCAAGCAGGGACTTGAGGTCGTCGATCGTGCGGAAGAGCAGCCGGTTGCCGCCATTCAAGGCTGGTATCCCGACATGTCATGGAATGAGATGGCGCAGATCGCTTATGCAGTCGAGCATGGCGCAACCTATTTCGTGACCAATCGTGATCTGACCATTCCTCGCGAGCTTGGCATTGCGCCGGGATGCGGTTCCATGATCATGGCGGTGATCAACGCCACCGGTGTGGAACCGGTTTCGTCCGCAGGCAAGCCGGAATCCGCCATGTATGATGAGGCGCGTGTTCTCGCAGCCCATGATGGTGACGATCCGGTGGCTAAGGAACTATGCCTCGCCATTGGAGACCGTCTCGACACCGATATCGAGGCGGGCAATCGTGGCGGATATGATTCCCTTGCGGTGTTGACCGGCGTCACCAATCCAAACGAACTCATGTTCGCGCCGGCACATCTTCGCCCAACCTACATCGCCAGGGATTTGTGTGGCCTCAACGAGTCCGCTCCTGAAGTGGTGCACGATGAGGGCGCATGGCTGTGCCGCGATACGAAGGCTCGTGTTGACGGCGACCGTCTGTATGTCACCGACGTCACCAGCGTCGACGGGTTGCGTGCCGCATGCAGCGCCATGTGGGCCGCTGCTGACAGCGGACGTGACGTGAGTGGCATCATCGTTCCGGAATTCCGCATTTCCTAG
- a CDS encoding lipopolysaccharide assembly protein LapB — protein sequence MAEEQRGSRGKSYGNHKSYGSGKPGNRGGKGFKPRGNDGKSYGHKAGGFHSDDHKGGYRKGNGGNFHRDRDFRRNGEGEGQERRFHNGPRKFNRDGERRDDYRGYRGGRGDNPRYQRDGERSGFRRDDRRDGDRKDFHRDGDRRSFHRDNDRRDFHRDGERRNYRDGERRDFHRDGDRKDFRRDGERRNFHRDDHRGNDRRDGGRRNFRDGDRKDFRRDDQRRDFHKDRDQQQGEERREFTREEKMAYREEKRGEYMAKPRRNSDGTMSFPSQNPYTHRRPDEPKMPKGIEWRMLTTDDRERLRGLSKEHAENIGLHILAAYTLEESNPELALEHAKWVARQASRIDFARETLAFVAYRQGDYKLALREFRTAFRMNGFLDYLPFIADCERGMGEPKKAIEVAASDDAKYLRGEAKAEMFLVYAGALGDLKMWDKAIEIVHTLGRSKGLAGEYRMRAVQAEQYFLEEAGRTDEAIALDRLLDKLELQYADVEDDETSDDLVVEYDMQELNDELMDVLGISEDDAQYAPEDPEDEEGESEAIGENGETSDETQLEAEEAEAGAESDDEPAAQVNAEPAEANEADETVEGEAYSDEDEAEESSEASEDNE from the coding sequence ATGGCAGAAGAACAGCGCGGATCGCGCGGCAAGTCCTACGGCAACCACAAGTCCTACGGCTCGGGCAAGCCGGGCAATCGCGGCGGCAAGGGATTCAAGCCGCGTGGCAATGACGGCAAGTCCTACGGCCACAAGGCCGGAGGCTTCCATAGCGACGACCACAAGGGCGGATATCGCAAAGGCAATGGCGGCAATTTCCACCGCGACCGCGATTTCCGTCGTAACGGTGAGGGGGAAGGCCAGGAGCGCCGCTTCCATAACGGTCCGCGCAAGTTCAACCGTGACGGCGAGCGTCGTGACGATTATCGCGGTTATCGTGGCGGTCGTGGAGACAATCCGCGCTATCAGCGCGATGGCGAGCGTTCCGGTTTCCGTCGTGACGATCGTCGTGACGGTGATCGTAAGGACTTCCACCGTGACGGTGATCGCCGTAGCTTCCACCGCGACAACGATCGCAGGGATTTCCATCGTGACGGTGAACGCCGCAACTACCGTGATGGTGAGCGTCGTGACTTCCATCGTGACGGTGATCGTAAGGACTTCCGCCGTGATGGCGAACGCCGCAACTTCCACCGCGATGACCACCGTGGCAATGATCGTCGTGACGGCGGCCGTCGCAATTTCCGTGATGGTGATCGTAAGGACTTCCGTCGTGACGACCAGCGTCGCGACTTCCACAAGGATCGTGACCAGCAGCAGGGTGAGGAACGCCGCGAGTTCACCCGTGAAGAGAAGATGGCTTACCGTGAGGAGAAGCGTGGCGAGTACATGGCCAAGCCACGCCGCAATTCCGATGGCACGATGAGCTTCCCCTCTCAGAATCCGTACACGCATCGTCGTCCTGACGAGCCGAAGATGCCGAAGGGTATCGAATGGCGCATGCTCACCACCGACGATCGTGAACGCCTGCGTGGACTGTCGAAGGAGCATGCGGAGAACATCGGTCTGCACATTCTTGCCGCATACACGCTTGAGGAAAGCAATCCGGAACTGGCTCTCGAACACGCCAAGTGGGTGGCGCGTCAGGCTTCCCGCATTGATTTTGCTCGTGAGACGCTCGCCTTCGTGGCATACCGTCAGGGTGATTATAAGCTTGCACTACGCGAGTTCCGTACCGCGTTCCGTATGAACGGTTTCCTGGATTACCTGCCGTTCATCGCCGACTGCGAGCGTGGCATGGGAGAGCCGAAGAAGGCCATCGAAGTGGCAGCGAGCGACGACGCCAAGTATCTGCGCGGCGAAGCCAAGGCTGAAATGTTCCTGGTTTACGCGGGCGCCTTGGGCGATCTGAAGATGTGGGACAAGGCCATTGAGATCGTGCATACGCTGGGTCGTTCCAAGGGATTGGCCGGCGAATACCGCATGCGTGCGGTGCAGGCCGAACAGTACTTCCTTGAAGAGGCCGGTCGTACCGATGAGGCCATCGCATTGGATCGTCTGCTTGACAAGCTCGAACTGCAGTATGCCGATGTTGAGGATGATGAGACTTCCGATGATCTTGTTGTCGAATACGATATGCAGGAGCTGAACGACGAACTCATGGATGTGCTTGGCATTTCCGAAGATGACGCGCAGTACGCCCCGGAAGATCCTGAAGATGAGGAAGGCGAATCCGAAGCCATCGGCGAGAACGGCGAAACCAGCGATGAAACCCAGCTTGAGGCCGAGGAGGCGGAAGCTGGCGCGGAATCCGATGACGAGCCGGCGGCTCAGGTCAACGCTGAGCCGGCCGAAGCCAACGAGGCGGATGAAACCGTGGAAGGCGAAGCCTACAGCGACGAAGATGAGGCCGAGGAGTCTTCCGAAGCCTCCGAAGACAACGAGTGA
- the tyrS gene encoding tyrosine--tRNA ligase: MAHVIDFKEAGFESVLDELEWRGLISQSTDRDRLAEALNGDPISYYCGFDPTAASLHIGNLVQLINMRHLQAAGHHPIALVGGATGLIGDPRQSGERTLNPKDVVAGWAERLKAQIGGILEVEGSNSVRFVSNYDWTASMNVIDFLRDVGKNFRLGTMLAKDTVARRLNSEDGISFTEFSYQVLQGNDFLHLFDEYHCVLELGGSDQWGNLTSGLDLIHKVRGVDVNVFTSPIITDAQGKKFGKSEGNAVWLDGNMLSPYKFYQFWFNRPDSEMENLLKVFTFLPKVEIERLVEESKTNPGAREAQRTLAWEVTSLVHGEEATRQAIEAAGALFGRGGDLAGVDEATLEAALDGVKIDGEFAKATVGDRVAEAGMKAGLFKSISEARKTIKTGGVYLNNARVEDEEQILNENDFLHGRFALIRRGKKALGVVENA; encoded by the coding sequence ATGGCTCACGTCATCGATTTCAAGGAGGCCGGTTTCGAGTCCGTCCTCGATGAACTGGAATGGCGCGGGTTGATTTCCCAGTCCACTGACAGGGATCGACTCGCCGAAGCGTTGAACGGAGATCCTATTTCCTATTATTGCGGTTTTGATCCGACCGCAGCTTCCCTGCATATCGGCAATCTGGTGCAGCTGATCAATATGCGCCATCTTCAGGCTGCGGGTCATCATCCGATTGCTTTGGTCGGCGGCGCCACCGGTTTGATCGGCGATCCGCGCCAGTCGGGCGAACGCACGTTGAATCCGAAGGATGTCGTGGCTGGTTGGGCCGAGCGTCTGAAGGCGCAGATCGGCGGCATTCTCGAAGTGGAAGGCAGCAACTCGGTTCGTTTTGTGTCCAATTACGATTGGACTGCCTCCATGAACGTCATCGACTTCCTGCGTGACGTTGGCAAGAACTTCCGTTTGGGCACCATGCTCGCCAAAGACACCGTTGCCCGTCGACTGAATTCCGAAGATGGCATTTCCTTCACCGAGTTCAGCTACCAGGTGCTGCAAGGCAACGACTTCCTGCACCTGTTCGACGAATACCATTGCGTGCTTGAGCTTGGCGGATCCGACCAGTGGGGCAACCTCACGTCCGGCCTTGATCTGATCCACAAGGTACGTGGCGTGGATGTGAACGTGTTCACCAGCCCGATCATCACCGACGCTCAGGGCAAGAAGTTCGGCAAGTCCGAGGGCAACGCCGTCTGGCTCGACGGTAACATGCTGAGCCCGTACAAGTTCTACCAGTTCTGGTTCAACCGTCCCGACAGCGAGATGGAAAACCTGCTGAAGGTGTTCACGTTCCTGCCGAAGGTGGAGATTGAACGTCTTGTGGAGGAAAGCAAGACCAATCCGGGCGCGCGTGAGGCGCAACGCACCTTGGCTTGGGAGGTCACCAGCCTGGTTCATGGTGAGGAAGCCACCCGACAGGCCATTGAGGCGGCTGGTGCGCTGTTCGGCCGTGGCGGCGATCTTGCAGGTGTTGACGAGGCTACGCTTGAAGCTGCTCTTGACGGTGTGAAGATCGATGGTGAGTTCGCCAAGGCCACGGTGGGCGACCGTGTGGCGGAAGCCGGCATGAAGGCCGGACTGTTTAAGTCGATTTCCGAAGCGCGCAAGACGATCAAGACCGGCGGCGTGTATCTGAACAACGCTCGTGTTGAAGACGAAGAGCAGATTTTGAACGAAAACGACTTCCTGCATGGCCGTTTCGCATTGATCCGTCGTGGCAAGAAGGCCCTTGGCGTCGTCGAAAACGCGTGA
- a CDS encoding DUF975 family protein, producing MDRKGMKVAAKKAQRKHYWMIVVICLFASVFGVAYASSTLSVNINISVSTPQTEDSTQSNDMYGVLRDLAIGNEDNAREKVKQNQEQIVNNDTDAMFGRRRGVIASLLNSFASGSLVVAIVDAVNSVIHNGGISIAVPIILSFAVYIFIWLFIQETYRVVMMRMLLEGRSYDKLPASRFLYPIHTHAWLRIAWTMFVENVFLFLWSLTIIGFFIKQYSYRMVPYIIAENPNIKALDAIRLSRHMMEGHKWECFVADCSFLGWYLLNLVTFGLIGIFYSNGYNAAFFAEYYVYLRTLAKDNGIEGAKMLNDEYLYAKADPQTLHTAYADVAQSVAQLEQGLSPALKPRGFTGILSEWFGIRILHADAVNRYEEYREDLHQMQIGKDILEGNIYPGRLAPAPISFKFRESRTISADRSYSLVNLVMMFFMFCFVGWVWEVSLAFISEGMFVNRGTLHGPWLPIYGTGGVIILILLKKLREKPVLEFVATMVLCGCLEYFSSWYLEMTHDGQRWWDYTGYFLNVNGRICAEGLLTFGLGGLAIVYLLAPALDNLLSRIDTQKLSIVAVMLLVLYCADQVYSTQHPNIGEGITDYKGSDTSLEAPIPYEISKRSNGLP from the coding sequence ATGGACCGCAAAGGCATGAAGGTTGCGGCTAAGAAAGCCCAGAGAAAACATTATTGGATGATAGTCGTCATTTGTCTGTTCGCTTCGGTATTCGGTGTTGCGTACGCATCATCGACGCTCTCGGTCAACATCAACATTTCGGTCAGCACCCCGCAAACAGAGGATTCCACGCAATCCAACGATATGTATGGCGTATTGCGGGATCTTGCCATAGGCAATGAAGACAATGCCCGTGAAAAAGTCAAGCAAAACCAAGAGCAGATCGTCAACAACGATACCGATGCCATGTTCGGCCGCCGTCGCGGCGTAATCGCGTCCCTGCTCAACTCGTTTGCATCAGGATCGCTGGTGGTTGCCATTGTCGATGCCGTCAATTCCGTCATCCATAACGGCGGAATCTCCATTGCGGTTCCAATCATTCTTTCTTTTGCCGTCTATATTTTCATCTGGCTGTTCATTCAGGAAACGTATCGCGTCGTCATGATGCGCATGCTGTTGGAAGGACGATCCTACGACAAACTGCCGGCATCGCGCTTCCTTTACCCCATCCACACGCACGCATGGCTTCGGATAGCCTGGACCATGTTCGTGGAAAACGTGTTCCTGTTCCTTTGGAGCCTTACCATCATCGGTTTCTTCATCAAACAGTATTCCTACCGTATGGTGCCGTATATCATTGCGGAGAATCCAAACATCAAAGCCTTAGACGCTATTCGCCTGTCCCGACATATGATGGAAGGGCATAAATGGGAATGCTTCGTGGCGGACTGCTCGTTTCTTGGCTGGTATCTGCTCAACCTCGTCACTTTTGGTCTGATCGGTATCTTTTACTCCAATGGCTACAACGCCGCATTTTTCGCCGAGTATTACGTGTATCTGCGCACGTTGGCCAAGGACAACGGCATTGAAGGCGCCAAGATGCTCAACGACGAATACCTGTATGCCAAGGCCGATCCGCAAACGCTTCATACCGCATATGCCGACGTCGCCCAGTCCGTGGCACAGCTCGAACAAGGACTCTCCCCCGCCCTCAAGCCGCGTGGATTCACCGGAATCCTGTCCGAATGGTTCGGCATCCGTATTCTGCATGCCGATGCGGTGAACCGTTATGAGGAATATCGCGAGGATCTTCATCAAATGCAGATTGGCAAGGATATTTTGGAAGGTAACATCTATCCGGGGCGTCTCGCACCTGCTCCCATATCATTCAAATTCCGCGAATCACGTACGATCAGTGCTGACCGTAGCTATTCGCTGGTCAATCTAGTCATGATGTTCTTCATGTTCTGCTTCGTCGGCTGGGTGTGGGAGGTAAGCCTCGCATTCATTTCCGAAGGCATGTTCGTGAATCGTGGAACCTTGCATGGCCCATGGTTGCCGATTTACGGCACTGGCGGAGTGATCATTCTGATTCTGCTCAAAAAGCTGCGTGAGAAGCCCGTATTAGAGTTCGTGGCGACCATGGTGCTGTGCGGATGCTTGGAATACTTCTCGTCGTGGTATCTGGAAATGACGCATGACGGCCAGCGTTGGTGGGATTACACCGGATACTTTCTAAATGTCAACGGCCGTATCTGCGCCGAAGGATTATTGACGTTCGGCCTTGGCGGATTGGCCATCGTCTATTTGCTGGCTCCGGCCCTCGACAATCTGCTCAGCCGAATCGATACGCAAAAGCTTAGCATTGTGGCTGTCATGCTGCTCGTGCTGTATTGCGCCGACCAAGTGTATTCCACACAGCATCCGAATATCGGCGAGGGCATCACCGACTACAAGGGATCAGATACGTCGCTGGAAGCGCCCATTCCGTACGAAATCAGTAAACGATCCAATGGACTGCCATAG
- a CDS encoding putative ABC transporter permease, whose amino-acid sequence MLLLEYLFLWFLFYSFAGWVYESILVSVSERRLVNRGFLNGPVCPIYGCGAVLAIMLLHDLHNPFAVFLISSIGACILEYITSWGMEKLFHARWWDYSHLRFNVQGRICLLGAVVFGLLGVLITDVIQPEVNRVTRMIPLPAVHWMCVIFMALIVADTIITVFGIIDLADNLAKFSETVQAYAEKAGDSLQWGKDVFRDKFRDKVQDKVQDWSDSSQEILASMQATAASILNKQQRRMINAFPRLRFTDSIKYSKIIETLHEMLRRK is encoded by the coding sequence ATGCTCCTGTTGGAATACCTGTTCTTATGGTTTCTGTTCTATTCATTTGCCGGATGGGTATACGAGTCGATTCTTGTGTCCGTTTCGGAACGTCGTTTGGTGAATCGTGGTTTCCTGAATGGTCCCGTCTGTCCGATCTACGGTTGTGGAGCCGTTCTTGCGATTATGCTGCTGCATGATCTGCATAATCCCTTCGCTGTTTTTCTCATCTCCTCGATTGGCGCATGCATACTTGAATACATCACGTCATGGGGCATGGAAAAGCTATTCCACGCGCGGTGGTGGGATTACAGTCATCTCCGATTCAACGTTCAAGGGCGCATTTGTTTGCTTGGAGCGGTGGTGTTCGGTCTGCTGGGTGTGCTCATCACCGATGTGATACAGCCTGAAGTGAATCGTGTCACACGGATGATTCCTTTGCCGGCGGTGCATTGGATGTGTGTGATTTTCATGGCGCTTATCGTCGCGGATACCATTATCACAGTGTTTGGCATCATCGATTTGGCCGATAATCTTGCGAAGTTCAGTGAAACCGTGCAGGCATATGCGGAGAAGGCCGGCGATTCTCTGCAATGGGGCAAGGACGTTTTCCGAGACAAATTCCGTGACAAGGTACAAGACAAGGTTCAGGACTGGTCGGACTCTTCGCAGGAGATTCTTGCCAGTATGCAGGCCACTGCCGCATCTATCCTGAACAAGCAGCAGCGTCGTATGATCAACGCATTCCCACGCCTGCGTTTCACGGATTCCATCAAATACAGCAAGATCATCGAAACTCTGCACGAAATGCTGCGTCGCAAATAA
- a CDS encoding HD domain-containing protein — MPLTRTQIQQLVRLHGQEILCHEHMQIERVCYQHGVVTTFAHSIRVACLTVWIADRLHLWHRVDLHSLIRAALLHDYFLYDWHAHDGGRHRMHGFTHGGTAMRNAMRDFHLNRVERDSIENHMFPLTPIPPRYLEGYLVTIADKISATRETFSFDRFYKTKTNTCISGK; from the coding sequence GTGCCACTGACACGAACGCAGATACAGCAGCTTGTTCGGCTTCACGGCCAGGAAATACTATGCCATGAGCATATGCAGATCGAAAGAGTCTGTTACCAGCATGGCGTGGTCACCACGTTTGCGCATTCCATTCGTGTGGCCTGTCTGACCGTATGGATTGCAGACAGGTTGCACTTATGGCATAGGGTGGATTTGCATTCGTTGATTCGCGCCGCTCTGCTGCATGATTATTTTCTATACGACTGGCATGCTCATGATGGTGGCCGGCATCGTATGCATGGTTTCACCCATGGTGGCACCGCCATGCGCAATGCCATGCGTGATTTCCATCTCAATAGAGTGGAACGTGACAGCATTGAGAACCATATGTTTCCTTTGACACCGATACCGCCTCGGTATCTTGAAGGGTATTTGGTGACTATCGCAGATAAGATCAGCGCCACACGGGAGACGTTCAGCTTTGACCGCTTCTATAAGACGAAAACCAATACGTGCATAAGTGGAAAGTGA